Proteins co-encoded in one Pseudomonadota bacterium genomic window:
- a CDS encoding RluA family pseudouridine synthase, with protein MSRVDHRTVSENDNGIRLDRWFLRHYPGLSHGKLQQFLRTGQVRLDRKRAKSGQRLKTGQIVRVPPIHESAADNRKKGSSISTSDQAFIRGLVLAEDPLFFALNKPAGIAVQGGKGNRRNLDVLLPGLVGSNEERPRLVHRLDKDTSGVLLIARSAMAAARISKCFRHREAKKQYWALVAGVPNPPRGEICSSIKKVFSGKIERVQPTKKLGRTALTHYQTIETMGRLASWVILYPITGRTHQLRVHMAEIGNPILGDGKYGGKKAFLNTITSQMNLHAREIKIPHPDGGGIIRVQAPLPPHMIRCWKFFGLNTDTVFET; from the coding sequence ATGTCTCGGGTAGATCATCGAACAGTATCAGAAAACGATAATGGGATAAGACTCGATCGCTGGTTTCTTCGTCACTATCCTGGCCTATCTCATGGAAAGTTGCAGCAGTTTCTCAGAACGGGCCAAGTACGCCTAGATAGGAAACGCGCAAAAAGCGGCCAGCGTCTGAAGACCGGACAGATCGTTCGCGTACCACCTATCCACGAATCAGCCGCGGACAATCGTAAAAAAGGAAGTAGTATTAGCACATCTGATCAAGCATTTATAAGAGGCTTGGTGTTAGCCGAGGATCCTTTATTTTTTGCACTTAATAAGCCCGCTGGTATCGCAGTTCAGGGCGGTAAAGGGAATAGGCGTAATCTCGATGTGTTACTGCCCGGCTTGGTTGGATCTAATGAGGAACGCCCACGCCTAGTGCATAGGCTGGATAAAGATACCAGTGGTGTATTGTTGATAGCTCGCTCTGCAATGGCGGCAGCAAGAATCAGCAAGTGTTTTCGTCACCGAGAAGCAAAAAAGCAATACTGGGCACTCGTCGCTGGTGTGCCGAACCCACCCCGAGGAGAGATTTGTTCATCAATTAAAAAGGTTTTCAGCGGAAAAATTGAGCGTGTTCAGCCTACTAAGAAACTTGGCCGAACGGCGCTGACACATTATCAAACTATCGAGACAATGGGTCGTCTTGCCTCGTGGGTGATACTTTACCCCATAACAGGGCGCACCCATCAATTACGTGTTCATATGGCAGAAATAGGAAACCCTATATTGGGAGATGGAAAATACGGAGGGAAAAAGGCATTTTTGAACACCATTACATCTCAGATGAATTTGCATGCTAGAGAAATCAAGATACCGCATCCCGACGGAGGAGGTATTATAAGAGTTCAAGCCCCACTGCCTCCTCACATGATTCGGTGCTGGAAATTTTTTGGACTAAATACCGATACCGTATTCGAGACGTAA
- a CDS encoding acyl-CoA carboxylase subunit beta, whose translation MNDVVKRIKKRREASMLGGGQKRVDSQHSKGKLTARERIDALLDEGSLEEWDMFVEHSCHDFGMGSKRVPGDGVITGHGKINGRPVFFYSQDFTVFGGSLSSAHAGKICKVMDQAMKVGAPVIGISDSGGARIQEGVASLAGYADVFQRNVLASGVIPQISVIMGPCAGGAVYSPAITDFIFMIKNSSHMFVTGPDVVKTVTHEEVSAEKLGGALTHTSASGVADLAFGNDIEALVQVRRFFDFIPLSNREKPPVRLTNDPLDRLESSLDTLVPRDPNRPYDMFELIYKIVDEHDFFEVQPDYAGNIIIGFARLGGVPVGIVANQPMVLAGCLDIDSSRKAARFVRFCDCFAIPIITLVDVPGFLPGTIQEYGGIIKHGAKLLFAYAEATVPKLTVITRKAYGGAYDVMSSKHLGGDLNYAWPSAEIAVMGPEGAVEIIFREEIGDPDKLAQRTRSYRKKFANPLVASQLGFIDDIIPPHSTRARLCRGLELLGNKKLDNPSKKHDNIPL comes from the coding sequence ATGAATGACGTAGTTAAACGTATCAAGAAACGACGCGAGGCTTCAATGCTCGGTGGTGGCCAAAAGCGTGTTGACTCGCAGCATTCAAAAGGAAAGCTTACTGCACGTGAGCGCATTGATGCACTGCTTGACGAAGGAAGCCTTGAAGAATGGGATATGTTTGTTGAGCACAGTTGTCATGACTTTGGCATGGGCAGTAAGAGAGTGCCCGGCGATGGAGTGATCACCGGTCATGGAAAAATCAATGGTCGGCCTGTATTTTTTTACAGTCAGGACTTCACGGTTTTTGGCGGCTCATTATCTAGTGCTCATGCTGGTAAAATTTGCAAGGTAATGGATCAGGCAATGAAGGTAGGCGCCCCAGTGATTGGTATAAGTGACTCCGGCGGAGCCCGCATTCAAGAGGGTGTCGCATCATTAGCAGGGTATGCGGATGTTTTTCAACGAAACGTCTTAGCGTCTGGTGTAATTCCACAAATTTCTGTGATTATGGGGCCGTGTGCGGGTGGTGCAGTTTATTCACCAGCGATAACTGACTTTATTTTTATGATTAAGAATAGTTCACACATGTTCGTTACTGGTCCCGATGTTGTCAAAACGGTTACCCACGAAGAAGTTTCAGCTGAAAAATTAGGAGGGGCATTGACGCATACCTCTGCGTCAGGCGTTGCCGATCTTGCGTTTGGGAACGATATTGAAGCTCTGGTTCAGGTTCGCCGGTTTTTCGACTTTATTCCCCTTTCAAATCGAGAAAAGCCACCAGTTCGGCTAACGAATGACCCTCTTGATCGTTTAGAAAGCTCATTGGACACATTGGTTCCCCGCGATCCTAATCGGCCATATGACATGTTTGAATTGATTTATAAAATTGTTGATGAGCATGATTTTTTTGAAGTTCAGCCTGATTATGCCGGTAATATTATCATAGGGTTTGCGCGCTTAGGTGGTGTGCCCGTAGGTATTGTAGCGAATCAGCCTATGGTATTGGCTGGTTGTCTTGATATTGACTCTTCAAGAAAAGCGGCCCGCTTCGTACGTTTTTGTGATTGCTTCGCAATACCGATTATAACACTCGTTGATGTTCCCGGTTTTCTTCCGGGGACAATCCAGGAATACGGAGGTATCATAAAACATGGTGCTAAACTATTGTTTGCATATGCTGAGGCTACTGTTCCCAAGCTTACGGTAATCACACGCAAAGCCTATGGTGGGGCATATGATGTGATGAGTTCTAAGCATTTAGGTGGCGACCTAAATTACGCCTGGCCAAGTGCAGAAATAGCCGTAATGGGGCCAGAGGGAGCAGTAGAAATTATTTTTCGTGAAGAGATAGGAGACCCGGATAAACTCGCGCAAAGGACACGAAGTTATCGTAAAAAATTCGCAAACCCACTTGTTGCTAGTCAGCTTGGTTTCATTGACGACATCATTCCACCTCATAGTACCCGTGCGCGGCTTTGTCGTGGTTTAGAATTACTAGGAAATAAAAAATTAGATAATCCTTCAAAAAAACATGACAATATACCACTTTAG
- a CDS encoding HAD-IA family hydrolase, whose product MEIKNLFIPQKHLIVFDCDGTLIDSGHNIVTAMCKAWLSNGLKPPPTNAIRRIVGLKLVEAIYQLMPPECDIEPAILEKSYIKSFTESLNRLDYTEPLYPGIRQCLESLTAQGFQLGIATGKSRRGLLRTLKQHSLGVFFQVLKTADDGPGKPSPDILLDAMAEIGVEPENTAMIGDTTYDIKMATNAAVKPIGVDWGYHDPSELKKAGARIIIKDCSSLPDILREIWDSD is encoded by the coding sequence TTGGAAATTAAAAATTTGTTCATTCCGCAGAAACATCTAATAGTTTTTGATTGTGATGGTACCCTTATCGATAGTGGCCATAATATCGTTACTGCTATGTGTAAGGCATGGCTTTCAAACGGATTAAAGCCGCCACCAACAAATGCCATTCGTCGGATTGTCGGTCTAAAATTAGTTGAGGCTATTTATCAACTGATGCCGCCAGAATGTGACATTGAGCCTGCTATTCTAGAAAAATCTTACATTAAATCTTTTACCGAATCTCTCAATCGATTAGACTACACGGAACCATTGTATCCTGGAATTCGTCAATGTTTGGAGTCACTTACGGCCCAAGGTTTTCAACTTGGAATAGCTACTGGCAAATCTCGACGTGGTTTGCTTCGAACGTTAAAACAGCATTCTTTAGGCGTTTTCTTCCAGGTGTTAAAAACTGCCGATGATGGACCAGGAAAACCCAGTCCAGATATACTTCTAGATGCTATGGCCGAGATTGGTGTAGAGCCCGAGAATACGGCAATGATTGGCGATACGACTTACGATATAAAAATGGCAACGAATGCTGCAGTGAAACCGATTGGTGTCGATTGGGGTTACCACGATCCTAGTGAACTTAAGAAAGCCGGTGCAAGAATTATTATTAAGGATTGCAGTAGCTTGCCCGACATTTTAAGGGAGATTTGGGATAGTGACTGA
- a CDS encoding ATP12 family protein — protein MTVVYRNGRFAVTLDGSALITPEKNQLILPTKRLASVIAKEWDKQEKKIDTLLMPNTCMACTAIDRVSPDKEPIVAKLLDYANTDLLCYRASGPNTLRARQEELWQPLLHWIEKNFAAPLVVTEGVIPVAQPPNSLSRLKNVLLQYNAFELVGLVNLTQASGSLVLALGMVECEIGPEFCIKACQIDDQYQIDCWGEESELMDRLDDQARDIKTSAKFLSLLKTDGCGDTEVSR, from the coding sequence ATCACGGTTGTATACCGCAATGGACGGTTCGCTGTAACCTTAGACGGTTCAGCACTAATCACACCCGAGAAAAATCAACTTATTTTGCCAACCAAAAGGCTAGCCTCAGTGATAGCAAAGGAATGGGATAAACAGGAAAAAAAAATTGATACTTTGCTAATGCCAAACACCTGTATGGCATGTACAGCCATTGATAGAGTTTCGCCCGATAAAGAGCCTATAGTAGCTAAGTTACTTGATTATGCTAACACCGATTTGCTTTGTTACCGCGCATCCGGCCCGAATACTCTCCGGGCAAGGCAGGAAGAACTCTGGCAGCCCCTCTTGCATTGGATTGAAAAAAATTTTGCAGCTCCACTGGTTGTCACAGAAGGCGTAATTCCAGTGGCCCAGCCACCGAATAGCTTGAGCCGACTCAAAAATGTGCTTTTGCAATACAATGCCTTTGAATTAGTAGGCCTTGTCAACTTAACCCAAGCGAGTGGTTCTTTGGTTCTCGCTTTGGGAATGGTAGAATGTGAGATAGGGCCTGAATTTTGTATAAAAGCATGCCAAATTGATGATCAATACCAAATCGATTGCTGGGGGGAAGAGAGTGAACTAATGGACCGACTTGATGACCAGGCAAGAGATATTAAGACCTCGGCAAAATTTCTTTCACTTTTAAAAACCGATGGTTGTGGTGATACAGAGGTTTCACGATGA
- the crcB gene encoding fluoride efflux transporter CrcB produces the protein MSNIRRVHRTKISLNLAIAAAVGGALGAVFRHLVVQQTENVFGTESPWGTFMVNTIGSFILGVAIEIFALIWTPGQAFQVMITVGLCGSLTTFSAFSMDLVILFEQGLFTKAGIYLLASIISGVMAFLAGMALIRVINT, from the coding sequence ATATACGGCGAGTTCATCGGACCAAGATATCGCTCAATCTTGCAATCGCTGCAGCTGTTGGGGGCGCATTGGGAGCAGTGTTTAGGCATTTGGTTGTTCAACAAACTGAAAACGTTTTTGGCACAGAAAGTCCTTGGGGCACCTTTATGGTGAACACTATAGGTTCGTTTATTCTTGGTGTCGCAATTGAGATATTTGCATTGATATGGACGCCCGGGCAAGCATTCCAGGTAATGATAACAGTAGGCCTCTGTGGCTCCCTAACCACATTTTCCGCATTTTCTATGGATTTAGTGATACTCTTTGAACAGGGGCTTTTTACAAAAGCAGGGATATATTTGTTGGCGTCAATCATATCGGGGGTCATGGCCTTTTTGGCTGGTATGGCTTTGATCCGAGTTATCAATACGTGA